The genomic region CTCGTTGTCGGCGCCGACGGCGATGATCCGGCCGAGGTGCTGCCGCCCGTTCTCGCCCCAGTACCACATGAAGAACGGGTGGGCGCCGTGGTAGGCGTGGCCGGTCCGGTACATGTGGACGTAGCTCGGGTTCCGCGCGAACTCCTCCTCGTACTTCGCCTGGAGCACGTCCGAGTCGCGCGTCTCCGGCAGGAGCCGGTGGAAGAACTCGATGTACGACGGGTGGTGCTCGGGGTCGAACTCGTCGGAGCAGGGGTGGGTGACGATGAGCGTCCCGCCCTTCTTCACGAGCGGCCGCCCCCGGTAGAAGTTGAAGAAGTACCCGCAGGCCATCACCTGCACGAGCAGCGGGTTCAGGATCGAGTTCACGTTGTACGGCGAGATGAACGGGATCCCCATCACCGCGATGTCGGCCTGGAAGTCCACGTCCACGAGGTACTGCTCGAAGCTCTTCTCGAGGATCTTCGCGTGGGTGGGCTCGGTCTTCCCGGCGTGCACGGCGATGACGTCGTAGGCCGCCGGGATGGCCTGGAAGAGCTTGCGCTTCGCCACGCGCGGCAGCCGCTTCAGGGTGGCGCGGAGCCCGGCGAGCTTGAGCCGGTCGAGGTCGGTGAAGTCGTCCTCGCGCTTCTGGAGGAACTCCATCGGACCGTCGAACATCCGGTTGTTGATGGTGGTCTCGACGTGGAACACGTCGAGGTGCTCGTCGATCACGCGGCCGATCCGGTCCACGCTGCGGTGCATCTCGGAGCGGGCCGGGTCCATGTACGAGTGGCACTTCTTGATGGTGCCGGGATCGTGGTGCGCCTTCACGCCCTCGTAGCTCGTGAGCCCGGTGCCGACCGACTTGTGGCCGCCGTCCATGGGGACGAGGTTCAGGTTCACGTAGATGAGGAGGTCGGACTCGGCGGCGCGCCGGTTGATCACCACCTTCTCGCCGTGGCGCGTCTCGCCGAGGGTGACGAGCCCGTCCGGATCCTCGGCGTCGTGGTGGTAGTAGCGGTCCGGGTAGAACTCCTCGAAGATCGCGTCGCCCACCATGCGCCGCATCTCGGCCTCGGTCATCCGCCGGTGCAGGCAGATGGCGATGACGAGGTGCACGTCGTCCACGCCCGAGTCGGCGAGGAGCGGCAGGATCACCTCGAGCACCTGCTGGCGCACGTCGGGGGTGCGCATGGGCGGGAGCGGCAGCGAGATGTCGTCGAGCGCGATCGTCACCTTCATGCCCGGCCGCAGCTTCGCGTGGAGCGGGTCGGTGCCCTCCGGGTGGTTGAGCGCCCAGCGGATGGCGGCCTTCACGTTGGTGAGCCCCTCGATGGGCGGCCGCGGGTAGATGACCTTGGTCCCCACCGGCAGGTCCTCGAGGAGCAGGTCCTCGCCGGA from Anaeromyxobacter paludicola harbors:
- a CDS encoding lactate racemase domain-containing protein; amino-acid sequence: MRTPSKLARLYEATESIVTIEKDSAPRLLFSGEDLLLEDLPVGTKVIYPRPPIEGLTNVKAAIRWALNHPEGTDPLHAKLRPGMKVTIALDDISLPLPPMRTPDVRQQVLEVILPLLADSGVDDVHLVIAICLHRRMTEAEMRRMVGDAIFEEFYPDRYYHHDAEDPDGLVTLGETRHGEKVVINRRAAESDLLIYVNLNLVPMDGGHKSVGTGLTSYEGVKAHHDPGTIKKCHSYMDPARSEMHRSVDRIGRVIDEHLDVFHVETTINNRMFDGPMEFLQKREDDFTDLDRLKLAGLRATLKRLPRVAKRKLFQAIPAAYDVIAVHAGKTEPTHAKILEKSFEQYLVDVDFQADIAVMGIPFISPYNVNSILNPLLVQVMACGYFFNFYRGRPLVKKGGTLIVTHPCSDEFDPEHHPSYIEFFHRLLPETRDSDVLQAKYEEEFARNPSYVHMYRTGHAYHGAHPFFMWYWGENGRQHLGRIIAVGADNEHVPRLLGWDSAATLSEAIDMARSEHGRGAQIAMLHHPPIVMTQNLG